One region of Methanobrevibacter sp. genomic DNA includes:
- the hacA gene encoding homoaconitase large subunit has translation MPTMSEKILAKASGNDNVEAGDIVIANIDVAMAHDLTGPLSVESFEKIGTEKVWDSSKIVIPFDHQVPADSIDSANNHMIMREFVKKHDIEHFYDVNAGVCHQILPELGHVVPGEVIVGADSHTCTHGALGAFSTGIGSTDMAMVFAEGKLWLKVPETNRFNITGDLKENVYAKDVILHVIGKMGADGSTYKACEFAGDTVSKMTVSDRMVLCNMAIEMGGKTGLVEPDEKTINYVEKRSNKPYEIFKTDLDSSSLNIIDIDVGDLEPQVACPHNVDNVKPISEVDQEIDQVFLGSCTNGRLSDLRDAAKLLKGKKIAKDTRMLVIPASKEVYIKALDEGLIKIFVESGALVSAPCCGPCLGGHTGIIGPDEVSLSTSNRNFKGRQGSPDGKVFLSSAAVAAASAIEGKIVAPE, from the coding sequence ATGCCAACAATGTCAGAAAAAATACTAGCTAAAGCTTCAGGTAATGATAATGTAGAAGCTGGCGACATAGTTATAGCAAATATTGATGTAGCAATGGCCCATGATTTAACTGGCCCCCTTTCAGTTGAATCTTTTGAAAAAATTGGTACTGAAAAAGTTTGGGATTCATCAAAAATTGTTATACCATTTGACCATCAAGTCCCAGCAGATTCTATTGACTCAGCAAATAATCATATGATAATGAGAGAATTCGTTAAAAAACATGATATTGAACATTTTTATGATGTAAATGCAGGAGTCTGTCATCAAATCTTACCGGAATTAGGTCATGTGGTGCCTGGAGAAGTGATTGTTGGTGCAGATTCCCATACATGTACACACGGAGCATTGGGAGCATTTTCAACTGGTATTGGATCAACTGATATGGCAATGGTGTTTGCTGAAGGCAAATTATGGCTAAAAGTGCCTGAAACAAATAGATTCAATATCACAGGAGATTTAAAAGAAAATGTTTATGCCAAAGATGTAATCTTACATGTTATTGGTAAAATGGGTGCTGATGGCTCAACTTACAAAGCATGTGAATTTGCAGGAGATACTGTCTCAAAAATGACTGTTTCAGATAGAATGGTCTTATGCAACATGGCAATTGAAATGGGCGGAAAAACCGGTTTAGTCGAGCCTGATGAAAAAACCATAAATTATGTTGAAAAACGTTCTAATAAACCTTACGAAATATTTAAAACTGATTTGGATTCCTCTTCACTTAATATTATTGATATTGATGTGGGTGATTTAGAGCCTCAAGTAGCTTGCCCTCACAACGTGGATAATGTAAAACCGATAAGTGAAGTGGACCAAGAAATTGACCAGGTATTTTTGGGTTCCTGTACAAACGGCAGATTAAGTGACCTGAGAGATGCTGCAAAATTATTGAAAGGTAAAAAAATAGCTAAAGACACTAGAATGTTGGTTATTCCGGCATCAAAAGAAGTTTATATAAAAGCCTTAGATGAAGGACTAATTAAAATATTTGTTGAATCCGGAGCGCTTGTATCCGCTCCGTGCTGCGGTCCTTGTCTTGGAGGACACACAGGAATTATTGGACCTGATGAAGTAAGCCTTTCAACATCAAATAGAAACTTTAAAGGAAGACAAGGAAGTCCTGACGGGAAAGTATTTTTATCCTCTGCTGCTGTTGCTGCCGCTTCAGCAATTGAAGGAAAAATAGTGGCTCCGGAGTGA
- a CDS encoding glycosyltransferase, with amino-acid sequence MYWFFLIISFLLASIKTQKPRKYKKVSVIIPAYNEEDTVAKVVGVVKKVSYVDEIVVVNDGSSDNTEAEALKAGAKVINHETNKGKGEALKTGYKKTECDIIVFIDADIYNLTSNKVEAMIRPILDGKTDITKTKFSRASGRVTELTAKPLLNFFFPEISFEQPLSGQFAARKEILKKINFESDYGVDVGIVIDADVLGISIMEVDIGAIEHDMSPLSDLNLMANEVVRTIIGRANKYGRVTMIDEIGYYIRMSIVGLSLIILGLFTIFFVKFVPLSLGVIISIVGILISICYIIKVIIKSINMFKKTPGRNLVKSFVKIHFPMIISMIVLLLMISTFIGAAHFDYGVLSIEPNSRNLIIYADDSSRDNPISVRGPYTVDTAIENESDQIRVPAEAMLTLGVKVNDTIQFDNEKIYSINESRPGEGDVFRLPIGVKKLLDVDNGDVIQNSRLKDIFEGSLITHYYDYNNTTIKEKYIVTSRDKQAAMFEVFLNNESILNSSGIFKNNQTYDISVDGDQITSFNFENNMTESFKYDNSSVKIVFKDTNSTSIRVFARANQGNFLNFYFK; translated from the coding sequence GTGTATTGGTTTTTTCTAATTATTTCTTTTTTACTGGCTAGTATAAAAACTCAAAAACCTAGAAAATATAAAAAAGTTTCAGTTATTATTCCTGCATATAATGAAGAGGATACAGTAGCTAAGGTTGTAGGTGTTGTTAAAAAAGTATCGTATGTAGATGAAATCGTTGTTGTTAATGACGGGTCATCTGACAATACTGAAGCTGAAGCTTTAAAAGCCGGAGCTAAAGTGATTAATCATGAAACTAATAAGGGAAAAGGTGAAGCTTTAAAAACCGGTTATAAAAAAACTGAATGCGATATTATAGTATTTATCGATGCGGATATCTACAATTTAACTTCTAATAAAGTAGAAGCAATGATAAGGCCTATTTTAGATGGAAAGACTGATATTACTAAAACTAAATTTTCTCGTGCAAGCGGTCGTGTTACTGAGCTTACTGCTAAACCATTACTTAATTTTTTCTTCCCTGAAATCTCATTTGAGCAGCCGTTAAGCGGTCAGTTCGCAGCACGCAAGGAAATTTTGAAAAAAATTAATTTTGAAAGTGATTATGGTGTGGATGTAGGTATTGTTATTGATGCTGATGTTTTGGGAATTTCTATTATGGAAGTTGACATTGGTGCTATTGAACATGACATGTCTCCTCTTTCAGATTTAAATTTAATGGCTAATGAGGTTGTAAGAACCATTATAGGTCGTGCTAATAAATATGGAAGAGTCACCATGATTGATGAAATCGGTTATTATATTAGAATGTCAATTGTTGGTTTGTCCTTGATTATTCTTGGTTTATTTACTATATTCTTCGTAAAGTTTGTTCCTTTATCTCTTGGAGTTATAATTTCAATAGTAGGTATTTTGATTTCAATCTGTTACATTATTAAAGTTATTATCAAATCAATCAACATGTTTAAAAAGACGCCAGGCCGCAATCTAGTAAAATCTTTTGTTAAAATCCATTTTCCAATGATTATTTCCATGATTGTATTGCTTTTGATGATTTCAACATTCATTGGAGCTGCACATTTTGATTACGGAGTTTTGTCAATTGAACCTAATTCTAGAAATCTAATCATATATGCAGATGACTCTTCAAGGGATAATCCTATTTCAGTTAGAGGACCTTATACTGTTGATACTGCGATTGAAAATGAATCTGATCAAATACGCGTGCCTGCAGAAGCAATGCTGACATTGGGTGTTAAGGTTAATGACACTATTCAGTTTGACAATGAGAAAATTTATTCAATCAATGAAAGCAGACCTGGCGAAGGGGATGTGTTTAGATTGCCTATCGGAGTTAAGAAATTGTTGGATGTTGATAACGGCGATGTAATTCAAAACAGTCGTTTAAAGGATATTTTCGAAGGCTCTTTGATTACCCATTATTATGATTATAATAATACAACAATTAAAGAAAAGTATATTGTTACATCAAGAGATAAACAGGCGGCAATGTTTGAAGTGTTCCTTAATAATGAATCTATTTTAAATTCATCCGGTATTTTTAAAAATAATCAAACATATGACATTTCTGTTGATGGAGATCAGATAACATCTTTTAATTTTGAAAATAATATGACCGAGTCATTTAAATATGACAACAGCAGTGTAAAAATAGTATTTAAGGATACGAACTCAACTTCAATAAGAGTTTTTGCTCGTGCAAATCAGGGCAATTTCTTAAATTTTTATTTTAAATAA
- a CDS encoding nucleotide sugar dehydrogenase codes for MKVCIIGQGYIGLPTAALFSRSHCEVVGVDVSEEMINNLNNGIIHIEEPGIKDLIKNAIENKSYIASLTPHKADAFIITVPTPYIVENYSCDLSYVINACKSILPYLEKGNVVIIESTIAPMSTDETIKPIFENAGFTVGEDLYLAHCPERVLPGKIIDELIHNDRIVGGVTLECAKKASEVYGQFVEGELILTEAKTAELSKCMENTFRDVNIALANELTKICAKIGVNALDVIKMANKHPRVNLHSPGPGVGGHCLAIDPYFIYAKSPETAKIIKLARDTNNSMPDFVCENVKKIIKKGKIAILGVSYKGNTDDDRESPAYNIIDKLNGDYEIAIHDPHIKNPDFLSFDEAIKDADLILVLCDHNEFKHLDYDLIKNCVKDPIIFDTKNIISEVPDEIKLYNYGNLYELN; via the coding sequence ATGAAAGTATGTATTATAGGTCAAGGTTATATTGGACTTCCAACCGCCGCACTTTTCTCAAGGAGTCACTGTGAAGTGGTTGGAGTAGATGTTTCAGAAGAAATGATTAACAACTTAAACAATGGTATCATTCACATTGAAGAACCGGGAATAAAAGACCTAATTAAAAATGCAATAGAAAACAAGAGTTATATTGCTAGTTTAACTCCACATAAAGCAGATGCTTTTATCATAACTGTACCGACACCATATATTGTTGAAAATTACAGTTGCGATTTAAGCTATGTCATTAATGCATGCAAATCAATATTGCCTTATTTAGAAAAAGGAAATGTTGTCATTATTGAATCCACCATTGCTCCTATGTCAACTGATGAAACTATAAAACCAATATTTGAAAATGCCGGTTTCACCGTTGGTGAAGACTTATATCTTGCACATTGTCCTGAAAGAGTCCTTCCCGGAAAAATCATTGACGAATTAATTCATAACGACCGCATTGTTGGTGGTGTTACACTTGAATGTGCTAAAAAAGCAAGTGAAGTTTACGGGCAGTTTGTTGAAGGAGAATTAATACTTACTGAAGCAAAAACTGCAGAACTATCAAAATGCATGGAGAATACCTTTAGAGATGTAAACATTGCACTTGCAAATGAACTTACTAAAATTTGTGCTAAAATAGGCGTTAATGCACTTGATGTTATCAAAATGGCAAATAAACACCCAAGAGTTAATCTCCATTCACCGGGACCTGGTGTTGGAGGACATTGTCTTGCTATTGATCCGTATTTCATATATGCAAAATCTCCAGAAACTGCCAAGATTATTAAGCTGGCAAGAGATACAAATAATTCAATGCCTGATTTCGTCTGTGAAAATGTTAAAAAAATCATAAAAAAAGGTAAAATAGCTATACTTGGCGTTTCCTATAAAGGAAATACAGATGACGATAGGGAAAGTCCTGCTTATAATATAATAGACAAATTAAACGGAGATTATGAGATTGCCATTCATGACCCTCACATCAAAAACCCTGATTTTTTAAGTTTTGATGAAGCTATTAAAGATGCTGATTTGATTCTGGTTCTTTGTGACCATAACGAATTCAAGCATTTGGACTATGATTTAATTAAAAATTGTGTGAAAGATCCAATAATATTTGATACAAAAAATATAATAAGTGAAGTTCCAGATGAAATTAAATTATATAATTACGGGAACCTATATGAACTAAACTAA
- the mmp11 gene encoding methanogenesis marker protein 11, whose translation MEILKPNELREKFNDPWIAPYEKVLTMVDGDKVEIVEYHPCISGSHWLLNQYRNNSDLIDSAYRDGNKHVYKCHTGKKPLDLKASFNAAGIDEIVVDGDEVKVTHTGLAGAGVGAGMCRGMGEGVKYIELIQAGGGSKAGKATVVTPKLEKVVIGIDDTDTKDAGATWTMAHNLGVELENENFEYLDHIIVQLYPHNPHKTQNCVSIALTFAVEESRKEELVNRVIEILKRDTLSDKTAIAILEGLDIPEKLREYSIATKSGMMDVETAQSVAEELNIQLIAVTGEQGKVGALAALGLYDDVEEAVKAYDK comes from the coding sequence ATGGAAATTTTAAAACCTAATGAATTAAGAGAAAAATTTAACGACCCATGGATTGCGCCTTATGAAAAAGTGCTGACTATGGTAGATGGTGATAAAGTCGAAATCGTTGAATATCACCCATGCATCTCCGGATCACATTGGCTGTTAAATCAATACAGAAACAATTCCGATTTAATTGATTCCGCTTATCGTGACGGAAATAAACATGTTTACAAATGCCATACTGGCAAAAAACCATTAGACCTTAAAGCCAGTTTTAACGCTGCCGGAATAGATGAAATCGTTGTAGATGGTGATGAAGTTAAAGTGACTCACACAGGTCTTGCAGGTGCAGGTGTTGGAGCCGGAATGTGCAGAGGAATGGGTGAAGGTGTCAAATACATTGAACTTATTCAGGCAGGAGGAGGTTCTAAAGCAGGAAAAGCTACTGTCGTTACACCAAAACTTGAAAAGGTGGTAATTGGTATTGACGATACAGACACTAAAGATGCGGGAGCTACCTGGACAATGGCGCATAATTTAGGTGTTGAACTTGAAAATGAAAATTTTGAATATTTAGACCATATTATTGTCCAGCTGTATCCGCATAACCCTCATAAAACTCAAAATTGTGTGTCAATCGCTTTAACATTCGCTGTTGAAGAATCTAGAAAAGAAGAGTTAGTCAATAGAGTTATTGAAATTCTTAAAAGAGATACCCTATCTGATAAAACAGCAATTGCAATTTTGGAAGGATTAGATATTCCGGAAAAATTAAGAGAATATTCTATTGCCACAAAATCTGGAATGATGGATGTTGAAACTGCACAGTCAGTTGCAGAAGAATTGAACATTCAATTAATCGCTGTTACAGGTGAACAGGGTAAAGTTGGCGCACTTGCGGCTTTAGGCCTTTATGATGATGTTGAAGAAGCAGTAAAAGCTTATGATAAATAA
- a CDS encoding isocitrate/isopropylmalate family dehydrogenase produces MNTSKKDNYQIAVIPGDGIGSEVMEAAIYVLDALDIDFNYIYAEAGDECLKKNGAALPDKTLDIIRNADACLFGAAGETAADVIVKIRQELKMFANLRPVKSYPNTQSLSDKIDFIIVRENTEGMYIADEERYTDEGAVAKRIITREAEERIINYAFKYAKEHNKSKVTGVHKANVLKKSDGLFKDIFYEVAEKYPEIATEDYYVDATAMYLITRPEDFEVIVTTNLFGDILSDEGAGLVGGLGLIPSANIGKDGALFEPVHGSAPDIAGQGKANPIAMMLSAIMMLRYLGEDEAADKFDAAILKVLNDGNILTGDLGGLSTTMELAEEVKNNL; encoded by the coding sequence TTGAATACCTCAAAAAAAGATAATTATCAAATTGCTGTTATTCCCGGTGACGGAATAGGTAGTGAAGTAATGGAAGCGGCAATATATGTTTTAGATGCTTTGGATATTGATTTTAATTATATTTATGCAGAAGCCGGAGACGAATGTTTGAAAAAAAACGGTGCTGCCCTTCCTGATAAAACATTAGACATTATCAGAAATGCAGATGCATGCTTATTTGGTGCGGCAGGTGAAACTGCAGCTGATGTGATTGTTAAAATTCGCCAAGAACTGAAGATGTTTGCGAATTTAAGACCTGTAAAATCCTATCCAAACACCCAATCATTATCTGATAAAATAGATTTCATAATAGTGCGTGAAAATACAGAAGGGATGTATATTGCAGATGAAGAAAGATATACAGATGAAGGTGCTGTGGCCAAACGCATTATTACACGTGAAGCCGAAGAGCGCATTATTAATTATGCTTTTAAATATGCAAAAGAACATAATAAAAGTAAAGTGACCGGCGTTCACAAGGCTAATGTGTTAAAGAAAAGTGACGGTTTATTTAAAGATATTTTCTATGAAGTTGCAGAAAAGTATCCTGAAATTGCAACTGAGGATTATTATGTAGATGCAACTGCAATGTATCTGATAACCAGACCTGAAGACTTTGAGGTTATTGTAACCACTAACCTTTTCGGAGACATACTTTCTGATGAAGGTGCAGGTCTTGTTGGAGGACTTGGTTTAATTCCATCCGCCAATATCGGCAAGGATGGAGCATTATTCGAACCGGTTCACGGTTCAGCACCTGACATTGCAGGCCAAGGTAAAGCAAATCCAATAGCCATGATGCTTTCAGCAATTATGATGCTTAGATATCTTGGTGAAGATGAAGCGGCGGATAAATTTGACGCTGCAATATTAAAAGTACTTAATGACGGTAATATTTTAACTGGTGATTTAGGTGGTTTATCTACTACTATGGAGCTAGCTGAGGAAGTTAAAAATAATTTATAA
- a CDS encoding DUF2264 domain-containing protein, with protein sequence MSNSIFNRFKKKETPVIEEKPPIWEDRIFWISTLQKIAFPVLSNLANESLRKKMPNESATVDGKKFTHFDAFARVFNGIAPWLELGVDASEEGKLREKYIYMTLEAISNSINPRSNDYIFVVESKQSLVDVALFAQGLLRAKNQIWINLPVKVQAKIIQELKNSRIIAPYENHWLLYTSMIEAALLEFTGECDKERLVYGVRKFRYELYRGDSIYSDGGDFEVGYYNSLFIHPLLNDILTVMRKYNLQDGEFLDVQLMRSSRLASQLERVISPEGTYPLIGKFLSYRCGIFHLMSQAALLQLLPKNINPAQVRSALTKVLKTQFSNNNNFDSDGWLIIGMNGLQTDISDINTNTGTLYSCCAIFLPLGLNMDDTFWKAPFAQWSSLKAWNGDSIPQDQSINF encoded by the coding sequence ATGAGCAACTCAATTTTCAATAGATTTAAAAAAAAAGAAACTCCTGTAATTGAGGAAAAACCTCCTATTTGGGAAGATAGGATTTTTTGGATTTCAACTTTACAAAAAATAGCTTTTCCAGTTTTGAGTAATTTGGCAAACGAGTCTCTTAGGAAAAAAATGCCTAATGAGTCAGCCACTGTTGACGGTAAAAAATTCACTCACTTTGACGCTTTTGCAAGAGTATTTAATGGAATTGCACCTTGGTTGGAACTTGGTGTTGATGCATCAGAAGAGGGCAAGCTCCGTGAAAAATATATTTACATGACCTTGGAAGCTATTTCGAATTCGATTAATCCAAGAAGTAATGATTATATTTTTGTTGTGGAGTCTAAACAATCGTTGGTTGATGTTGCTTTATTTGCTCAGGGATTGCTCAGAGCTAAAAATCAAATCTGGATTAATTTGCCTGTTAAAGTTCAGGCTAAAATTATTCAGGAACTTAAAAATTCAAGAATCATCGCTCCTTATGAAAATCACTGGTTATTGTATACTTCCATGATTGAAGCTGCTCTTTTAGAATTCACCGGTGAATGCGATAAGGAACGTTTAGTTTATGGTGTGCGCAAGTTCAGATATGAATTGTATAGAGGGGATTCAATTTATTCTGATGGTGGAGATTTTGAAGTAGGTTATTATAACAGTCTATTTATTCATCCTTTACTCAATGATATCTTGACTGTAATGAGAAAATATAACCTTCAGGACGGTGAATTTTTAGACGTACAATTAATGAGGTCTTCCAGATTAGCATCTCAACTTGAAAGAGTGATTTCGCCTGAAGGAACTTATCCATTAATTGGAAAATTCTTATCTTACCGTTGCGGCATTTTTCATCTTATGTCACAAGCGGCTTTACTTCAGTTACTGCCGAAAAACATTAATCCGGCTCAGGTTAGATCTGCTCTTACAAAGGTTTTAAAAACTCAATTTTCCAATAACAATAATTTTGATTCTGACGGATGGCTGATTATTGGTATGAATGGTTTACAAACTGATATTTCAGATATTAACACTAATACTGGCACTCTTTATTCATGCTGTGCAATTTTCTTACCTTTAGGTTTGAATATGGATGATACTTTTTGGAAAGCACCTTTTGCACAATGGAGCAGTCTTAAAGCATGGAATGGGGATTCAATCCCTCAAGACCAATCTATTAATTTTTAG
- a CDS encoding 3-isopropylmalate dehydratase small subunit — MKGTAWKFGNDIDTDIIVPGKYLIYTDEETLSAHCMEGLDPNFNEKCKQGDFIVAGTNFGCGSSREHAPIALKGAGVVAVIAESFARIFYRNAINVGIPLLEAPGVSKIIENGEEIEIDMENATIKSQNGEIITFKKLPPFMLEILEKGGLIEYLKKR, encoded by the coding sequence ATGAAAGGAACAGCATGGAAATTTGGAAATGACATTGATACTGATATTATAGTTCCGGGAAAATATTTAATTTATACTGATGAAGAAACATTATCAGCTCATTGCATGGAAGGTTTAGATCCTAATTTTAATGAAAAATGCAAACAAGGAGATTTTATTGTTGCAGGAACTAATTTCGGGTGCGGATCTTCTAGAGAACATGCTCCAATAGCCCTTAAAGGTGCTGGCGTGGTTGCCGTAATTGCCGAGTCATTTGCAAGAATATTTTACAGAAATGCGATAAATGTTGGAATTCCCCTTTTAGAAGCTCCTGGAGTTAGTAAAATTATAGAAAATGGGGAAGAAATTGAAATCGACATGGAGAATGCTACTATAAAATCTCAAAATGGAGAAATAATCACGTTTAAAAAATTGCCTCCATTCATGTTAGAAATACTGGAAAAAGGTGGTTTAATTGAATACCTCAAAAAAAGATAA
- the ribH gene encoding 6,7-dimethyl-8-ribityllumazine synthase — MVKYEIAAVVAEFNYDITQMMLELAKAEAKNRDCEITKIVTVPGVFDMPLVIKKLLQKDEYDAIITLGAVIEGATDHDQIVAQHASRKIADLALEYNTPVALGITGPGMTRLDAHRRVKNAKSAVEAAIKMCDRLKEI; from the coding sequence ATGGTAAAATATGAAATTGCAGCAGTAGTTGCAGAATTTAATTATGACATTACACAAATGATGTTAGAACTTGCAAAAGCAGAAGCAAAAAATAGAGATTGTGAAATTACAAAAATTGTTACAGTTCCTGGTGTATTTGATATGCCTCTTGTAATAAAGAAATTATTGCAAAAAGATGAATATGATGCAATTATCACTTTAGGTGCTGTAATTGAAGGTGCAACTGACCATGATCAAATTGTAGCACAACATGCTTCCCGTAAGATAGCTGATTTGGCATTAGAATACAATACTCCGGTAGCACTTGGTATTACCGGTCCTGGAATGACCAGATTAGATGCGCACAGACGCGTTAAAAACGCAAAAAGTGCAGTTGAAGCAGCTATTAAAATGTGCGACAGACTAAAAGAAATTTAG
- a CDS encoding Tex family protein: MIAKTLEKELNLDTRQVKTVIKLIDEGNTIPFIARYRKDVTGSLNDTTLRKFDERLKYLRNLEDKKEKIIKRIGELGKLDENLKNKISTVNTLVELEDLYRPFKSKRQTRASKAREKGLEPLATLIIEQNIKENVENIAKKYLTDEVKTIKEAIDGAKDIISEEISDNSDFRKKIRYNTFYTGHVETKAKDKEQSSEYEVYYNYAESIKKIPPHRILAINRAEKEGIIKVKVACDDDEVIKYLNRHILKNISEIPEKIKYNPFTTPIIKEAIEDAYKRLISPAIQREIRNCLSQKAEEKSIEVFAKNLNQLLMESPLVGKTILGWDPAFRTGCKLAVIDDTGKVLDTSLIYPTQPQNKVTESIKTVRQLIDKYDINVIAIGNGTASRESEEIVGKIIKDTNVEYIIVNEAGASVYSASKYADDEFPDFSEGERSAISIARRLQDPLAELVKIDPKSIGVGQYQHDMNQKQLNESLAGVVEKVVNEVGVDLNTASVSLLNYVSGIGNSTAKNIINYREENGSFTSRKELLKVKKLGKKTYEQCAGFIKVNNPEYPLDNTTIHPEAYDATYKLLEKLDSTVDDIGSSNLKLDNIDLEDISKELEIGQETLKDIVKELKKPGRDPREEMPKPILRKNVLSIEDLETGMIMQGTVRNIVDFGAFVDIGVHQDGLVHISQLVADKFVKHPLDIVNVGDIVDVKVLDIDLKRNRINLSMIL; the protein is encoded by the coding sequence ATGATAGCAAAAACGCTCGAAAAAGAATTGAATTTAGATACCCGACAGGTAAAAACAGTAATCAAACTAATTGATGAAGGAAACACAATTCCATTTATTGCAAGATACAGAAAAGATGTTACAGGATCTTTAAATGATACAACATTAAGAAAATTTGATGAAAGGCTGAAATATCTAAGGAATTTAGAAGACAAAAAAGAAAAAATCATTAAAAGAATAGGTGAACTTGGAAAATTAGATGAAAATTTAAAAAATAAAATTTCAACTGTTAACACTCTTGTTGAACTTGAAGATTTGTACCGGCCTTTTAAAAGCAAAAGACAGACAAGAGCAAGTAAAGCCCGTGAAAAAGGCTTGGAGCCTCTGGCAACTCTGATTATAGAGCAAAACATAAAAGAGAATGTTGAAAATATTGCTAAGAAATATTTAACAGATGAAGTTAAAACTATAAAAGAAGCAATAGACGGTGCCAAAGACATTATAAGCGAAGAGATTTCAGATAATTCCGATTTCAGAAAAAAAATTAGATATAATACATTCTATACTGGTCATGTTGAGACAAAAGCAAAAGACAAGGAACAGTCAAGCGAATATGAAGTTTATTATAATTACGCAGAAAGTATTAAAAAGATACCCCCTCACAGAATTCTAGCAATCAACAGAGCTGAAAAAGAGGGGATAATTAAAGTGAAAGTTGCTTGTGATGATGATGAAGTAATTAAATATCTAAACAGGCACATCCTGAAAAATATCTCTGAAATTCCCGAAAAAATAAAATACAATCCGTTTACCACCCCAATCATAAAAGAAGCTATTGAAGATGCATATAAAAGACTGATTTCTCCTGCAATCCAAAGGGAAATCAGAAACTGCCTAAGCCAAAAAGCGGAAGAAAAATCAATTGAGGTATTTGCTAAAAATTTAAATCAGCTGTTAATGGAAAGTCCCCTTGTTGGAAAAACCATCCTAGGCTGGGATCCTGCATTTAGAACCGGATGCAAACTAGCCGTTATTGACGATACTGGAAAAGTCCTTGACACCTCCTTAATTTATCCGACACAACCCCAAAATAAAGTTACCGAATCAATAAAAACTGTACGTCAATTGATTGATAAATATGACATTAACGTGATAGCTATCGGTAATGGAACCGCATCAAGGGAATCTGAAGAAATCGTTGGAAAAATAATCAAAGACACTAATGTAGAATATATTATTGTTAATGAAGCAGGAGCGTCAGTTTATTCTGCTTCAAAATATGCTGATGATGAATTTCCTGATTTTTCGGAAGGAGAGAGAAGTGCTATTTCAATTGCAAGAAGGCTGCAAGACCCATTAGCCGAACTTGTAAAAATTGACCCTAAATCTATTGGTGTTGGCCAATACCAGCATGATATGAATCAAAAGCAGTTAAACGAATCATTGGCGGGCGTTGTTGAAAAAGTTGTAAATGAAGTGGGAGTGGATTTAAATACGGCATCTGTAAGCTTGCTTAATTATGTATCCGGAATTGGAAATTCAACAGCTAAAAACATTATAAACTACAGAGAAGAAAATGGAAGTTTCACCTCAAGAAAAGAATTGTTAAAAGTTAAAAAACTTGGAAAGAAAACATATGAGCAATGCGCAGGATTTATTAAAGTTAATAACCCCGAGTATCCCCTTGATAATACAACAATCCATCCGGAAGCATATGATGCCACATATAAACTACTTGAAAAACTTGATTCTACTGTTGATGATATTGGAAGCTCAAACTTAAAATTGGACAATATTGACCTGGAAGACATTTCAAAAGAACTTGAAATTGGTCAGGAAACGCTTAAAGATATTGTAAAAGAACTTAAAAAACCCGGCAGAGACCCCCGTGAAGAAATGCCAAAGCCAATACTTAGAAAAAATGTGTTATCAATAGAAGATCTGGAAACCGGTATGATAATGCAGGGAACCGTTAGAAATATTGTGGATTTTGGTGCTTTTGTTGATATTGGAGTTCACCAAGACGGACTGGTTCATATTTCACAGTTGGTTGCTGATAAATTTGTAAAACATCCCCTGGATATTGTTAATGTTGGGGATATTGTTGATGTAAAAGTTTTGGATATTGATTTGAAAAGGAATAGAATTAATCTTTCAATGATACTTTAA